In Stomoxys calcitrans chromosome 2, idStoCalc2.1, whole genome shotgun sequence, the following proteins share a genomic window:
- the LOC106088318 gene encoding transcriptional adapter 2B isoform X4: MCFAAGAEIGSHQNSHAYQFMDTGTAILSVFRGKGAWTAREEIRLLDAIEQYGFGNWEDISRHIETKSAEDAKEEYVNKFVNGTIGRHTWTPAQSQRPTLIDHTCEDNGPLGTTVLQRLPPLDVTSEEAAQLGYMPNRDSFEREYDFTAEQLISKMSLNADDTEADYLLKLSHVDLYTRRLRERVRRKRLVRDYQLVANFFRNRNYAQHPGLTKDQREFRDRFRVYAQFYTCDEYERLLSSLEREKELRVRLSELCRYRYNGLTKIDECRHFEQHASIAAMRATGPYGHGKTDNMQHSIGNLRQQGYSSHSPPHSNRKHETSNVNENQNSIVPSSMPLTVDPISYVVSSHNKNYLDSYRGSPAHTTTSMASATGMNSMHISTSLTTLSKSQLSASQPHLQQLLTGTAKNHPQLHVNDVAITHNLSTEKLRPLEVRSNVIPVHTNVQKGQLQILSQVTPMSNILRAQLDELKHLPQPLGSNFLSSNEQQICKNFNLPPTSYLSLKTVLLSGAPVNSSNLSPIESSIRKYFIKVGWLSH, translated from the exons TGCTTTGCTGCGGGCGCAGAAATAGGTTCCCACCAAAATAGCCATGCTTATCAGTTTATGGATACTGGCACAGCAATTTTATCCGTTTTTCGCGGTAAAGGCGCTTGGACAGCGAGAGAAGAAATTCGATTACTTGATGCGATCGAGCAATATGGATTTGGAAATTGGGAAGATATTAGTAGACATATAGAGACAAAATCGGCCGAAGACGCAAAGGAAGAATAcgtcaataaatttgttaaTGGAACAATTGGTCGGCATACTTGGACTCCTGCACAATCTCAACGTCCAACATTAATTGATCATACTTGCGAAGACAATGGGCCGTTAGGTACAACAGTGTTACAACGCCTACCCCCTTTGGACGTTACTTCAGAAGAAGCCGCCCAACTAGGTTACATGCCAAATAGAGACAGTTTTGAACGCGAATATGATTTTACAGCAGAACaattgatatcgaaaatgtCGCTCAATGCCGATGACACAGAAGCAGACTACTTACTAAAACTCTCCCATGTAGATCTTTATACACGACGGCTCAGAGAGCGGGTTCGCCGTAAACGTTTAGTGCGTGACTACCAGCTAGTTGCAAATTTCTTTCGTAATCGCAACTACGCACAACATCCCGGATTGACGAAGGATCAAAGGGAATTTCGTGACCGTTTTCGAGTGTATGCTCAGTTCTACACCTGCGACGAGTACGAACGATTGCTAAGTTCCTTAGAGAGGGAAAAGGAATTACGAGTACGTTTGTCAGAGCTATGTCGGTACCGTTACAATGGCTTAACAAAAATTGATGAGTGTCGTCATTTTGAGCAACATGCATCCATAGCAGCAATGCGAGCAACAGGTCCTTACGGACATGGCAAAACT GACAATATGCAACACAGCATTGGAAATCTTCGGCAGCAAGGCTACTCCTCGCACTCCCCTCCACACAGCAACCGAAAACA CGAAACCTCAAACGTAAACGAAAATCAAAATTCCATCGTACCAAGCAGCATGCCCCTCACCGTCGACCCGATCTCTTACGTCGTATCATCGCACAACAAAAATTACTTGGATAGCTATCGGGGATCACCGGCACATACGACGACATCGATGGCGTCGGCAACAGGAATGAATTCAATGCATATATCAACATCACTAACGACATTGAGCAAGTCCCAGCTGAGTGCCAGCCAACCTCACCTACAGCAACTGCTCACAGGAACTGCAAAAAATCATCCACAACTACATGTAAACGACGTTGCAATTACTCACAATCTAAGCACGGAAAAACTTCGGCCACTGGAAGTTCGCAGCAATGTGATACCCGTGCACACAAACGTCCAAAAAGGACAACTGCAAATACTATCCCAAGTTACGCCGATGAGTAATATTTTACGAGCTCAATTAGATGAGTTGAAGCATTTACCCCAACCGTTGGGTTCAAACTTCTTGTCGAGCAATGAACAGcaaatatgtaaaaattttaatttacctCCTACGTCTTATCTTTCCTTAAAAACAGTACTACTTAGTGGAGCACCTGTAAACTCCAGCAACTTGTCTCCAATTGAGAGCTCAATacgtaaatattttattaaagttggaTGGCTGAGTCATTGA
- the LOC106088318 gene encoding transcriptional adapter 2B isoform X5: protein MDTGTAILSVFRGKGAWTAREEIRLLDAIEQYGFGNWEDISRHIETKSAEDAKEEYVNKFVNGTIGRHTWTPAQSQRPTLIDHTCEDNGPLGTTVLQRLPPLDVTSEEAAQLGYMPNRDSFEREYDFTAEQLISKMSLNADDTEADYLLKLSHVDLYTRRLRERVRRKRLVRDYQLVANFFRNRNYAQHPGLTKDQREFRDRFRVYAQFYTCDEYERLLSSLEREKELRVRLSELCRYRYNGLTKIDECRHFEQHASIAAMRATGPYGHGKTDNMQHSIGNLRQQGYSSHSPPHSNRKHETSNVNENQNSIVPSSMPLTVDPISYVVSSHNKNYLDSYRGSPAHTTTSMASATGMNSMHISTSLTTLSKSQLSASQPHLQQLLTGTAKNHPQLHVNDVAITHNLSTEKLRPLEVRSNVIPVHTNVQKGQLQILSQVTPMSNILRAQLDELKHLPQPLGSNFLSSNEQQICKNFNLPPTSYLSLKTVLLSGAPVNSSNLSPIESSIRKYFIKVGWLSH from the exons ATGGATACTGGCACAGCAATTTTATCCGTTTTTCGCGGTAAAGGCGCTTGGACAGCGAGAGAAGAAATTCGATTACTTGATGCGATCGAGCAATATGGATTTGGAAATTGGGAAGATATTAGTAGACATATAGAGACAAAATCGGCCGAAGACGCAAAGGAAGAATAcgtcaataaatttgttaaTGGAACAATTGGTCGGCATACTTGGACTCCTGCACAATCTCAACGTCCAACATTAATTGATCATACTTGCGAAGACAATGGGCCGTTAGGTACAACAGTGTTACAACGCCTACCCCCTTTGGACGTTACTTCAGAAGAAGCCGCCCAACTAGGTTACATGCCAAATAGAGACAGTTTTGAACGCGAATATGATTTTACAGCAGAACaattgatatcgaaaatgtCGCTCAATGCCGATGACACAGAAGCAGACTACTTACTAAAACTCTCCCATGTAGATCTTTATACACGACGGCTCAGAGAGCGGGTTCGCCGTAAACGTTTAGTGCGTGACTACCAGCTAGTTGCAAATTTCTTTCGTAATCGCAACTACGCACAACATCCCGGATTGACGAAGGATCAAAGGGAATTTCGTGACCGTTTTCGAGTGTATGCTCAGTTCTACACCTGCGACGAGTACGAACGATTGCTAAGTTCCTTAGAGAGGGAAAAGGAATTACGAGTACGTTTGTCAGAGCTATGTCGGTACCGTTACAATGGCTTAACAAAAATTGATGAGTGTCGTCATTTTGAGCAACATGCATCCATAGCAGCAATGCGAGCAACAGGTCCTTACGGACATGGCAAAACT GACAATATGCAACACAGCATTGGAAATCTTCGGCAGCAAGGCTACTCCTCGCACTCCCCTCCACACAGCAACCGAAAACA CGAAACCTCAAACGTAAACGAAAATCAAAATTCCATCGTACCAAGCAGCATGCCCCTCACCGTCGACCCGATCTCTTACGTCGTATCATCGCACAACAAAAATTACTTGGATAGCTATCGGGGATCACCGGCACATACGACGACATCGATGGCGTCGGCAACAGGAATGAATTCAATGCATATATCAACATCACTAACGACATTGAGCAAGTCCCAGCTGAGTGCCAGCCAACCTCACCTACAGCAACTGCTCACAGGAACTGCAAAAAATCATCCACAACTACATGTAAACGACGTTGCAATTACTCACAATCTAAGCACGGAAAAACTTCGGCCACTGGAAGTTCGCAGCAATGTGATACCCGTGCACACAAACGTCCAAAAAGGACAACTGCAAATACTATCCCAAGTTACGCCGATGAGTAATATTTTACGAGCTCAATTAGATGAGTTGAAGCATTTACCCCAACCGTTGGGTTCAAACTTCTTGTCGAGCAATGAACAGcaaatatgtaaaaattttaatttacctCCTACGTCTTATCTTTCCTTAAAAACAGTACTACTTAGTGGAGCACCTGTAAACTCCAGCAACTTGTCTCCAATTGAGAGCTCAATacgtaaatattttattaaagttggaTGGCTGAGTCATTGA
- the LOC106088318 gene encoding transcriptional adapter 2B isoform X2, with the protein MADLFTKYNCTNCQDDIQGIRVHCAECENFDLCLQCFAAGAEIGSHQNSHAYQFMDTGTAILSVFRGKGAWTAREEIRLLDAIEQYGFGNWEDISRHIETKSAEDAKEEYVNKFVNGTIGRHTWTPAQSQRPTLIDHTCEDNGPLGTTVLQRLPPLDVTSEEAAQLGYMPNRDSFEREYDFTAEQLISKMSLNADDTEADYLLKLSHVDLYTRRLRERVRRKRLVRDYQLVANFFRNRNYAQHPGLTKDQREFRDRFRVYAQFYTCDEYERLLSSLEREKELRVRLSELCRYRYNGLTKIDECRHFEQHASIAAMRATGPYGHGKTDNMQHSIGNLRQQGYSSHSPPHSNRKHETSNVNENQNSIVPSSMPLTVDPISYVVSSHNKNYLDSYRGSPAHTTTSMASATGMNSMHISTSLTTLSKSQLSASQPHLQQLLTGTAKNHPQLHVNDVAITHNLSTEKLRPLEVRSNVIPVHTNVQKGQLQILSQVTPMSNILRAQLDELKHLPQPLGSNFLSSNEQQICKNFNLPPTSYLSLKTVLLSGAPVNSSNLSPIESSIRKYFIKVGWLSH; encoded by the exons TGCTTTGCTGCGGGCGCAGAAATAGGTTCCCACCAAAATAGCCATGCTTATCAGTTTATGGATACTGGCACAGCAATTTTATCCGTTTTTCGCGGTAAAGGCGCTTGGACAGCGAGAGAAGAAATTCGATTACTTGATGCGATCGAGCAATATGGATTTGGAAATTGGGAAGATATTAGTAGACATATAGAGACAAAATCGGCCGAAGACGCAAAGGAAGAATAcgtcaataaatttgttaaTGGAACAATTGGTCGGCATACTTGGACTCCTGCACAATCTCAACGTCCAACATTAATTGATCATACTTGCGAAGACAATGGGCCGTTAGGTACAACAGTGTTACAACGCCTACCCCCTTTGGACGTTACTTCAGAAGAAGCCGCCCAACTAGGTTACATGCCAAATAGAGACAGTTTTGAACGCGAATATGATTTTACAGCAGAACaattgatatcgaaaatgtCGCTCAATGCCGATGACACAGAAGCAGACTACTTACTAAAACTCTCCCATGTAGATCTTTATACACGACGGCTCAGAGAGCGGGTTCGCCGTAAACGTTTAGTGCGTGACTACCAGCTAGTTGCAAATTTCTTTCGTAATCGCAACTACGCACAACATCCCGGATTGACGAAGGATCAAAGGGAATTTCGTGACCGTTTTCGAGTGTATGCTCAGTTCTACACCTGCGACGAGTACGAACGATTGCTAAGTTCCTTAGAGAGGGAAAAGGAATTACGAGTACGTTTGTCAGAGCTATGTCGGTACCGTTACAATGGCTTAACAAAAATTGATGAGTGTCGTCATTTTGAGCAACATGCATCCATAGCAGCAATGCGAGCAACAGGTCCTTACGGACATGGCAAAACT GACAATATGCAACACAGCATTGGAAATCTTCGGCAGCAAGGCTACTCCTCGCACTCCCCTCCACACAGCAACCGAAAACA CGAAACCTCAAACGTAAACGAAAATCAAAATTCCATCGTACCAAGCAGCATGCCCCTCACCGTCGACCCGATCTCTTACGTCGTATCATCGCACAACAAAAATTACTTGGATAGCTATCGGGGATCACCGGCACATACGACGACATCGATGGCGTCGGCAACAGGAATGAATTCAATGCATATATCAACATCACTAACGACATTGAGCAAGTCCCAGCTGAGTGCCAGCCAACCTCACCTACAGCAACTGCTCACAGGAACTGCAAAAAATCATCCACAACTACATGTAAACGACGTTGCAATTACTCACAATCTAAGCACGGAAAAACTTCGGCCACTGGAAGTTCGCAGCAATGTGATACCCGTGCACACAAACGTCCAAAAAGGACAACTGCAAATACTATCCCAAGTTACGCCGATGAGTAATATTTTACGAGCTCAATTAGATGAGTTGAAGCATTTACCCCAACCGTTGGGTTCAAACTTCTTGTCGAGCAATGAACAGcaaatatgtaaaaattttaatttacctCCTACGTCTTATCTTTCCTTAAAAACAGTACTACTTAGTGGAGCACCTGTAAACTCCAGCAACTTGTCTCCAATTGAGAGCTCAATacgtaaatattttattaaagttggaTGGCTGAGTCATTGA
- the LOC106088318 gene encoding transcriptional adapter 2B isoform X1: MTTIADLFTKYNCTNCQDDIQGIRVHCAECENFDLCLQCFAAGAEIGSHQNSHAYQFMDTGTAILSVFRGKGAWTAREEIRLLDAIEQYGFGNWEDISRHIETKSAEDAKEEYVNKFVNGTIGRHTWTPAQSQRPTLIDHTCEDNGPLGTTVLQRLPPLDVTSEEAAQLGYMPNRDSFEREYDFTAEQLISKMSLNADDTEADYLLKLSHVDLYTRRLRERVRRKRLVRDYQLVANFFRNRNYAQHPGLTKDQREFRDRFRVYAQFYTCDEYERLLSSLEREKELRVRLSELCRYRYNGLTKIDECRHFEQHASIAAMRATGPYGHGKTDNMQHSIGNLRQQGYSSHSPPHSNRKHETSNVNENQNSIVPSSMPLTVDPISYVVSSHNKNYLDSYRGSPAHTTTSMASATGMNSMHISTSLTTLSKSQLSASQPHLQQLLTGTAKNHPQLHVNDVAITHNLSTEKLRPLEVRSNVIPVHTNVQKGQLQILSQVTPMSNILRAQLDELKHLPQPLGSNFLSSNEQQICKNFNLPPTSYLSLKTVLLSGAPVNSSNLSPIESSIRKYFIKVGWLSH; encoded by the exons TGCTTTGCTGCGGGCGCAGAAATAGGTTCCCACCAAAATAGCCATGCTTATCAGTTTATGGATACTGGCACAGCAATTTTATCCGTTTTTCGCGGTAAAGGCGCTTGGACAGCGAGAGAAGAAATTCGATTACTTGATGCGATCGAGCAATATGGATTTGGAAATTGGGAAGATATTAGTAGACATATAGAGACAAAATCGGCCGAAGACGCAAAGGAAGAATAcgtcaataaatttgttaaTGGAACAATTGGTCGGCATACTTGGACTCCTGCACAATCTCAACGTCCAACATTAATTGATCATACTTGCGAAGACAATGGGCCGTTAGGTACAACAGTGTTACAACGCCTACCCCCTTTGGACGTTACTTCAGAAGAAGCCGCCCAACTAGGTTACATGCCAAATAGAGACAGTTTTGAACGCGAATATGATTTTACAGCAGAACaattgatatcgaaaatgtCGCTCAATGCCGATGACACAGAAGCAGACTACTTACTAAAACTCTCCCATGTAGATCTTTATACACGACGGCTCAGAGAGCGGGTTCGCCGTAAACGTTTAGTGCGTGACTACCAGCTAGTTGCAAATTTCTTTCGTAATCGCAACTACGCACAACATCCCGGATTGACGAAGGATCAAAGGGAATTTCGTGACCGTTTTCGAGTGTATGCTCAGTTCTACACCTGCGACGAGTACGAACGATTGCTAAGTTCCTTAGAGAGGGAAAAGGAATTACGAGTACGTTTGTCAGAGCTATGTCGGTACCGTTACAATGGCTTAACAAAAATTGATGAGTGTCGTCATTTTGAGCAACATGCATCCATAGCAGCAATGCGAGCAACAGGTCCTTACGGACATGGCAAAACT GACAATATGCAACACAGCATTGGAAATCTTCGGCAGCAAGGCTACTCCTCGCACTCCCCTCCACACAGCAACCGAAAACA CGAAACCTCAAACGTAAACGAAAATCAAAATTCCATCGTACCAAGCAGCATGCCCCTCACCGTCGACCCGATCTCTTACGTCGTATCATCGCACAACAAAAATTACTTGGATAGCTATCGGGGATCACCGGCACATACGACGACATCGATGGCGTCGGCAACAGGAATGAATTCAATGCATATATCAACATCACTAACGACATTGAGCAAGTCCCAGCTGAGTGCCAGCCAACCTCACCTACAGCAACTGCTCACAGGAACTGCAAAAAATCATCCACAACTACATGTAAACGACGTTGCAATTACTCACAATCTAAGCACGGAAAAACTTCGGCCACTGGAAGTTCGCAGCAATGTGATACCCGTGCACACAAACGTCCAAAAAGGACAACTGCAAATACTATCCCAAGTTACGCCGATGAGTAATATTTTACGAGCTCAATTAGATGAGTTGAAGCATTTACCCCAACCGTTGGGTTCAAACTTCTTGTCGAGCAATGAACAGcaaatatgtaaaaattttaatttacctCCTACGTCTTATCTTTCCTTAAAAACAGTACTACTTAGTGGAGCACCTGTAAACTCCAGCAACTTGTCTCCAATTGAGAGCTCAATacgtaaatattttattaaagttggaTGGCTGAGTCATTGA
- the LOC106088318 gene encoding transcriptional adapter 2B isoform X6: MTTIADLFTKYNCTNCQDDIQGIRVHCAECENFDLCLQCFAAGAEIGSHQNSHAYQFMDTGTAILSVFRGKGAWTAREEIRLLDAIEQYGFGNWEDISRHIETKSAEDAKEEYVNKFVNGTIGRHTWTPAQSQRPTLIDHTCEDNGPLGTTVLQRLPPLDVTSEEAAQLGYMPNRDSFEREYDFTAEQLISKMSLNADDTEADYLLKLSHVDLYTRRLRERVRRKRLVRDYQLVANFFRNRNYAQHPGLTKDQREFRDRFRVYAQFYTCDEYERLLSSLEREKELRVRLSELCRYRYNGLTKIDECRHFEQHASIAAMRATGPYGHGKTLPCIISTQNGERLKGCIRQCFTTGQYATQHWKSSAARLLLALPSTQQPKTRNLKRKRKSKFHRTKQHAPHRRPDLLRRIIAQQKLLG, encoded by the exons TGCTTTGCTGCGGGCGCAGAAATAGGTTCCCACCAAAATAGCCATGCTTATCAGTTTATGGATACTGGCACAGCAATTTTATCCGTTTTTCGCGGTAAAGGCGCTTGGACAGCGAGAGAAGAAATTCGATTACTTGATGCGATCGAGCAATATGGATTTGGAAATTGGGAAGATATTAGTAGACATATAGAGACAAAATCGGCCGAAGACGCAAAGGAAGAATAcgtcaataaatttgttaaTGGAACAATTGGTCGGCATACTTGGACTCCTGCACAATCTCAACGTCCAACATTAATTGATCATACTTGCGAAGACAATGGGCCGTTAGGTACAACAGTGTTACAACGCCTACCCCCTTTGGACGTTACTTCAGAAGAAGCCGCCCAACTAGGTTACATGCCAAATAGAGACAGTTTTGAACGCGAATATGATTTTACAGCAGAACaattgatatcgaaaatgtCGCTCAATGCCGATGACACAGAAGCAGACTACTTACTAAAACTCTCCCATGTAGATCTTTATACACGACGGCTCAGAGAGCGGGTTCGCCGTAAACGTTTAGTGCGTGACTACCAGCTAGTTGCAAATTTCTTTCGTAATCGCAACTACGCACAACATCCCGGATTGACGAAGGATCAAAGGGAATTTCGTGACCGTTTTCGAGTGTATGCTCAGTTCTACACCTGCGACGAGTACGAACGATTGCTAAGTTCCTTAGAGAGGGAAAAGGAATTACGAGTACGTTTGTCAGAGCTATGTCGGTACCGTTACAATGGCTTAACAAAAATTGATGAGTGTCGTCATTTTGAGCAACATGCATCCATAGCAGCAATGCGAGCAACAGGTCCTTACGGACATGGCAAAACT CTTCCGTGTATTATCAGCACACAAAACGGAGAACGTTTGAAAGGGTGTATAAGACAATGTTTTACTACAGGACAATATGCAACACAGCATTGGAAATCTTCGGCAGCAAGGCTACTCCTCGCACTCCCCTCCACACAGCAACCGAAAACA CGAAACCTCAAACGTAAACGAAAATCAAAATTCCATCGTACCAAGCAGCATGCCCCTCACCGTCGACCCGATCTCTTACGTCGTATCATCGCACAACAAAAATTACTTGGATAG
- the LOC106088318 gene encoding transcriptional adapter 2B isoform X3 produces the protein MEFVKRDCLRNNTSVNAGVTKCFAAGAEIGSHQNSHAYQFMDTGTAILSVFRGKGAWTAREEIRLLDAIEQYGFGNWEDISRHIETKSAEDAKEEYVNKFVNGTIGRHTWTPAQSQRPTLIDHTCEDNGPLGTTVLQRLPPLDVTSEEAAQLGYMPNRDSFEREYDFTAEQLISKMSLNADDTEADYLLKLSHVDLYTRRLRERVRRKRLVRDYQLVANFFRNRNYAQHPGLTKDQREFRDRFRVYAQFYTCDEYERLLSSLEREKELRVRLSELCRYRYNGLTKIDECRHFEQHASIAAMRATGPYGHGKTDNMQHSIGNLRQQGYSSHSPPHSNRKHETSNVNENQNSIVPSSMPLTVDPISYVVSSHNKNYLDSYRGSPAHTTTSMASATGMNSMHISTSLTTLSKSQLSASQPHLQQLLTGTAKNHPQLHVNDVAITHNLSTEKLRPLEVRSNVIPVHTNVQKGQLQILSQVTPMSNILRAQLDELKHLPQPLGSNFLSSNEQQICKNFNLPPTSYLSLKTVLLSGAPVNSSNLSPIESSIRKYFIKVGWLSH, from the exons ATGGAATTTGTCAAGAGAGATTGCTTAAGGAACAACACAAGCGTAAATGCAGGAGTGACGAAG TGCTTTGCTGCGGGCGCAGAAATAGGTTCCCACCAAAATAGCCATGCTTATCAGTTTATGGATACTGGCACAGCAATTTTATCCGTTTTTCGCGGTAAAGGCGCTTGGACAGCGAGAGAAGAAATTCGATTACTTGATGCGATCGAGCAATATGGATTTGGAAATTGGGAAGATATTAGTAGACATATAGAGACAAAATCGGCCGAAGACGCAAAGGAAGAATAcgtcaataaatttgttaaTGGAACAATTGGTCGGCATACTTGGACTCCTGCACAATCTCAACGTCCAACATTAATTGATCATACTTGCGAAGACAATGGGCCGTTAGGTACAACAGTGTTACAACGCCTACCCCCTTTGGACGTTACTTCAGAAGAAGCCGCCCAACTAGGTTACATGCCAAATAGAGACAGTTTTGAACGCGAATATGATTTTACAGCAGAACaattgatatcgaaaatgtCGCTCAATGCCGATGACACAGAAGCAGACTACTTACTAAAACTCTCCCATGTAGATCTTTATACACGACGGCTCAGAGAGCGGGTTCGCCGTAAACGTTTAGTGCGTGACTACCAGCTAGTTGCAAATTTCTTTCGTAATCGCAACTACGCACAACATCCCGGATTGACGAAGGATCAAAGGGAATTTCGTGACCGTTTTCGAGTGTATGCTCAGTTCTACACCTGCGACGAGTACGAACGATTGCTAAGTTCCTTAGAGAGGGAAAAGGAATTACGAGTACGTTTGTCAGAGCTATGTCGGTACCGTTACAATGGCTTAACAAAAATTGATGAGTGTCGTCATTTTGAGCAACATGCATCCATAGCAGCAATGCGAGCAACAGGTCCTTACGGACATGGCAAAACT GACAATATGCAACACAGCATTGGAAATCTTCGGCAGCAAGGCTACTCCTCGCACTCCCCTCCACACAGCAACCGAAAACA CGAAACCTCAAACGTAAACGAAAATCAAAATTCCATCGTACCAAGCAGCATGCCCCTCACCGTCGACCCGATCTCTTACGTCGTATCATCGCACAACAAAAATTACTTGGATAGCTATCGGGGATCACCGGCACATACGACGACATCGATGGCGTCGGCAACAGGAATGAATTCAATGCATATATCAACATCACTAACGACATTGAGCAAGTCCCAGCTGAGTGCCAGCCAACCTCACCTACAGCAACTGCTCACAGGAACTGCAAAAAATCATCCACAACTACATGTAAACGACGTTGCAATTACTCACAATCTAAGCACGGAAAAACTTCGGCCACTGGAAGTTCGCAGCAATGTGATACCCGTGCACACAAACGTCCAAAAAGGACAACTGCAAATACTATCCCAAGTTACGCCGATGAGTAATATTTTACGAGCTCAATTAGATGAGTTGAAGCATTTACCCCAACCGTTGGGTTCAAACTTCTTGTCGAGCAATGAACAGcaaatatgtaaaaattttaatttacctCCTACGTCTTATCTTTCCTTAAAAACAGTACTACTTAGTGGAGCACCTGTAAACTCCAGCAACTTGTCTCCAATTGAGAGCTCAATacgtaaatattttattaaagttggaTGGCTGAGTCATTGA